The genomic DNA GCCGCCTTCGTGGTGTCGACCTCGGCGACGATATCGCCGGGCCGCACCCGATCGCCGGGCTGCACCAGCCATCGCAACAGGGTGCCCTCGGTCATGTCCGCCCCCAGGGAGGGCATGCGGAACTGTGCGCTCACGCCACCACCTCCTTGACAGCGGCCACGACCGCGGGCACCGAGGGCAACGCCGCCTCTTCGAGTTGCTTGGCATAGGGAATCGGCACATCGACGGTGCAGATCCGACGCACCGGAGCGTCCAGATCGAAGTAGGCGTGTTCGGCCACACACGCCGCTACCTCGGCCGCGATGCCCACCCGCGGCCAGCCCTCGTCGACCACCACCAGGCGATGCGTGCGCGCCACCGAATCGAGCACCGCCGCGGTATCCAGTGGCCGCAGCGTCCGCAGGTCCAGCACCTCGGCATCGATCTGCTCGCCGGACAGCCGCTGCGCGGCCGCGAGCGCGGTCGCCACGGTGTTGCCGTACGCCACGATCGTGACATCGGTGCCGGGTTTGCGGATGGCCGCGGCATCGATGCCGAGTACGGCGGGCTCGGATGCGTCGGATTCACTGTTGTAGAGCGCGATCGGTTCGAAGATGACGACCGGGTCCGGATCCTGCAGCGCGGGCCACAGCATCGTGCGCGCGTCCTCGACCGTCGCCGCCGAGAGCACCCGTAGACCCGGGATGTGGGCGTAGAAGGCTTCCAAGCTGTGCGAATGCTGTGCGGCGAGTTGTCGGCCCGCGCCGGTCGCCATCCGGATCACCAGCGGCACACCGAGTTGCCCGCCGGACATGTGCCGCAGGGTGGCGGCGTTGTTGAGGATCTGGTCGAGGGCGAGCAGGCTGAAATTGGCCGTCATCACCTCCACGATGGGACGCATGCCGCCCAGCGCGGCGCCGATGCCCGCGCCGACGAAGCCGGCCTCGCTCAACGGTGTGTCACGGATGCGCTCCGGGCCGAACTCCTCGAGCAACCCGCGGCTCACGCCGAAACAGCCGCCGTAGGCGCCTACGTCCTCACCCATGAGGAACACCCGGTCGTCACGGATCAGCGCCTCGCGCAGCGCTTCTCGCACCGCCTCCCGGTAGGTGGTCACGTTTCCTCCGCGTATACGTGCCGGGTGAGATCGGCGACCGGCTCGGCCGGGGCCTCCAGCGCGGCGGTGATCGCCGCCTCGATCTCGTCGTGCGCGGCCTGTTCGATGTTCTCGGCATCGGCCTCGGTGAGCGCGCCCGCGGCGCGCAGTTCGTCGGTCAGCCGAGGAATCGGGTCGCGTGCCTTCCACTGCGCGATCTCGGCCGGGTCACGGTAGCGGTCGGCATCGTAGAGCGAGTGCGCGCGGAACCGATAGGTGCGCAGTTCCAGGAAGCAGGGTCCGCCACCGGCGCGGATCGAGGTCACCGCCCGCCTACTCGCCAGGGCGACGGCCTCGGCGTCCATCCCGTCGACCGGCCACGCCGCCATTCCGTATCCGGCGGCGCGCAGAGCCAGATCGGTCGCGGCGTGCTCGCGCCGCAGCGCGGTGCCCATCGCGTATTGGTTGTTCTCACAGGCGAAGAGCACCGGCAGACGCCACAGGGCGGCCAGATTGGCGCATTCGTGGAAGATGCCCTCCGCCATCGCGCCGTCGCCGAACAGGCACACGGTGACCCGCTGCCGCGCGCTCAGCACGTCGGCGAGCGCGAGCCCGACCGCCATCGGCAGCCCGCCACCCACGATGGCGTTGCCGCCGTAGAACCGGCGCGAGCTGTCGAACAGGTGCATCGATCCGCCCCGGCCGTGACTGCATCCCGCACTGCGTCCGAACATCTCGGCCATCAGCGCTGTCATCGACATCCCCCTGGCCAGCGCGTGACCGTGCTCGCGATAGGTGGAGACCACCGCGTCCTCGCTGCCGAGCGCGCCGAGCAAACCCGCGGCCACGGCCTCTTCGCCGATGTAGAGATGCAGGAAGCCGCGGATCTTCTCCTCGCTGTAGAGCCGGACGCATCGCTGTTCGAAACGGCGGATACGCACCATCTGACGCAGCAGTTCCACCCGCTCGGCGGTGTCGAGCGGCGCGGGACGGGTGGTTTCGGCGCTCATGACGACGGATCCAGCATCGAGACATCGCCCGCGGTCTGCCCCAGTTCACGGGTGCGCAGCACTCTGCGCATCACCTTGCCGCTGCGGGTGTGCGGCAACGCATCGACGAAGTCGATCTCTCTGGCCGCCACCGACCCCAGCGCCCGCCGGTTGAACGCCACCAGTTCGGCGCGCAGTTCCTCCGAGGGCACCCGGCCGGCGCGCAACACCACGAACCCCTTGACCAGCTGCCCGGCGACCGGGTCGGGAACACCGATCACCGCCGCCTCGGCCACCGCGGGATGGGCCATCAGCGCGCTTTCGACCTCGAAGGGGCCGACCAGATGCCCGGCGGTCTTGATGACGTCGTCGGCGCGGCCGACGAACCAGTAGTAGCCGTCGGCGTCACGGCGCGCCAGATCGCCGGACAGATACCATCCGCCCGCGAACGCCTTCTCATAGCGCGCGGGGTCGCGCCAGTAGCCGCGGAACATCGACGGCCAGCCCGGCCGCAACGCCAGTTCCCCCACCTCGTCGGTCCCGGCGGGCTCGACCGTCCCGTCGGTCACCCGCGCCCGGCCGTCGGGACCGCGCACGAGCACCGTGGCCTCCACCTCGGGCAGCGGCCTGCCCATCGACCCCGCACGCACCGGTTCGGCGGGCGACGCGGCGATCATGATGGATCCTGTCTCGGTCTGCCACCAGGTGTCGTGCACCGGCCGCCCCAGCACCTGCTCGCCCCAGTGCACCACCGCGGCGTCGAGCGGCTCGCCGACGCTGGCCACCAGCCGCAGGTGCGACAGGTCGCAGCCCGCGGGCAGCTCGTCGCCGCGCCTGCGCAGCATCCGCAGGGCGGTCGGCGCGGTGTACCAGACCGCCACCCGCTCGGCCGAGAGGATCTCGTACCAGCGTTTGGCGTCGAACTCGGCTTCATCGCTGATCAGCGTCGCGCCGAGCGCCAGCGGCGCGATGACTCCGTAGGACATGCCGGTCACCCATCCGGGATCGGCGGTGCACCAGTAGATGTCGCCGCCGCGCAGATCCAGCGCCTGCGCCGCCGTCCTCCGGTGCGCGAGCACCGCGCCGTGTACGTGGATCGCGCCCTTGGGCCGCCCGGTCGTACCGCTGGTGAAATGCAGCAGGGCGACATCGTCGCTGTCGGTCCGTACTGCTTCGAACTGTGGGTCCGCGCCGGCCATCGCGGCGGGCAGATCCACCACATCGGCCTCGGACACGGTCGGGTCGGTGTCGGTGAGCAACACATGGCGCAGCACGCCGAGCGCGGCACGAACGGGTTCGACGCGGCGCCGGTACAGCGCGGAGGTCGTCACCAGGACCTCCGCTTCGGCGAGGGTGATCCGCTCCCGGACCGGCTCGGGACCGAACGCCGGGAACAGCGGGACGACAACGCAGCCCGCCTTCCACGCACCGATGATGACGGTGTAGAGATCAGAACTGCGGCCGAGCAGCACGCACACCCTCGTCCCGGGCCGGACCCCGAGGCCGGTGAGCGCGTCGGCGAAGCGTCCCGCGGACGCGGCGAGTTCGGCGTAGGTGAGCGATACCGGTTCTCCCCGCAGACGCAGCCATCGCACAGCCACCTGATCCGCCCGCGGCGTCCCCAGATGCCGGTCCACCACCTCGTGAGCGATGTTCAGCGGCCCGGTGGCCGGGCGTGGCTGTCCATCCTGAAAACGATCGGCGGCGTCCATGACGCACCTCCTCGACCGGGTCCGGTCAGGTCTGCGACCCTCCGACATCGTCGGCCCGCAGGGGCCTCGCCATCGGCGTGGTCGCTCGGCTCAGCCCACCCCGGCGGGAGTGATCAGCCCCAAGTGCCCGTCGTACCGGTGGTAGAGCACGCAGCCACGGCCGAGGACTGTGTCGCGGAAGAACACGAACGGCTGGCCTACCATTTCCAGCCGGGTCGCCGCCTCTTCGACCGTCAGCTCCGGCGGCGGCGTCGGGCTCGTCGTCATGCCGGGCAGATCGGCGATCACCGCCTCCGGCCTGCCGTCGACTTGCGCGAGCCGATAGGAACCGTCCGTGTCGCGGTACAGCACGCTGTCGGCGCCGCTGCCTGCTTCGACGAACAGGTGGAAGTCGTAATCGAGCGCTTCGGCGTCCGCGGCCGCCGCGCCGCAGGTCTGCTCGGTCAGCGCATACGACTTGTGCCGCACCACTTCCCGGGTCTCAGGCGGGCGGGGATAATACGGCAGCTGCGGCCGGGGCGCGTCGCCGTGCCGCCACTCGTGCTCGCCATGGGCGCGCAGTCGCCGAATCGTCTCGCCGCGGCGATCGATTCCGGCCAGCCGTGCCTTCAGCCGCTCCTGCAGCAGGTCGACCGCCTCACGGGTGGTCGGGGCCTGTACCTGGACTCGCACGGTGCGACCGCCGACATCGGCGACAGCTTGGGCGACCACGCGCGAACTCACCGCGGGATCGCCGTGCCCGCTGAGCCGGACCCGGGCCGAGAGCACCGGCGCGGGGGCGTGCGTGAGGGCATGCCCGATCTTCTCGCGCGCGTACTCGGCGCCTGCGGCGGACACATACCGACCCGTGGACACCCGTACCGGCTCGGTCCGTGCCGCCTGCGGCGGCGCGGCCTCGCCGACACCACCCACGTCCCCGGACGAGGGCTGCGCGGCAGCCAGTTCGACGGTGCGCTCGCCCGCGGAGATCGCCAGACGCAGCCGGGCTCTCGACAACGTCGAAGGACCGCATTCGCAGCCGGCGGGCAACGCGTCGTCGCGCGGATCCTCCGCCGAGAGCAGATCGACATAGGCGGTGCCGCGCTGATGCGATCCATGACCGGTATCGACGTAGTCGCGGTCCCCGTGGGCATGCGAGCCGACGACCGACCGGTACACCGCGCCCTCCGCGGTATCGAGGACCTCGGCCACGTGGTGGCTGCGGGGACACCGGACGGTGAGGAGCACCTCCGGGCCCGACCCCGCCGATTCCATCGCGTGCTCGGCCAGGCGCCTGCGTTCGAGTGGAGATAGGCTCGAGTTCTCGGGCATGTACCCACGATCCCCCCGCACATCCGGCCGCGACAGTGGCCGAAGACTTCGATGACGATGACGATCGACTCTTGGGCCCGTCCGTCGTCCGGGCCAGACTCTCGCCCCGGCGAGAACCCCGAGCACTGCCGACCAGATTCACGCTGAAGGAGAATCCCGTGCCGCAGCTCCCGGAGGACGAGCCCTACGTGCAAGTGCGCGAGACCCACACCGGCGTGGTGATGCTCTGCGGCGAGCGCGCCTACAAGGCCAAGAAGCCCATCGTCACCGACTTCCTGGACTTCGGAACACCCGCCGCGCGCGAGCGCGCGTGTGCCCGGGAGCTCGAACTCAACCAGCGCCTGGCACCCGATGTCTATATCGGTCTGGCTCACGTGAGCGACCCCGCGGGCGGGCCTGCCGAACCACTGCTCGTCATGCGCCGGATGTCGGCGGCGATGCGGCTGTCGGCGGTGCTCGCCGATCCGTCGCGGCGATCGTCTCCGCTGCCCGACCTGGCCGCCATGGTGGCCCGATTCCACCGGTCCGCCCACCGCGCCCCCGAGATCGATGAGGCCGCACGGCCCGAACGGCTGCGCCGACGGTGGCGTTCCTTGCTCGATCCGCTCGCCGGACACCCGTGCCCCGGTGTCGCCCCGGCCACCCTCGCCCGCGTCGACACGCTCGCGATGCGCTACATCGACGGCAGGTCAACGCTTTTCGAGGAACGGATCGCGGCGGGACGCGTCGTCGACGGTCACGGCGACATGCTCGCCGAGGACATCTTCGTGCTCCCCGACGGCTTCCGGATCCTGGACTGCCTCGATTTCGACGACCAGCTGCGCTATGTCGACGCGCTCGACGACGTGGCGTTCCTGGCGATGGATCTCGAGTTCCTCGGCCATCCCCGCGAGGCGCAATCCTTCCTGGACGTCTATGCCCGCGTGGCGGGCGATCCGGCGCCGGTCACGTTGCGCCACCACTACATCGCCTATCGCGCGACGGTCCGCGCCAAGACCGACGGCGTCCGCTACGACCAGAACGACCCGGCGGCCGCGGGCAACGCCCGGCGACACCTCGACCTGGCGCTGCGTCACCTCGAGCAGGGCGCGGTGCGGCTCGTGCTCGTCGGCGGCCTGCCGGGCACGGGCAAGTCCACGGTCGCCACGCGGCTCGCCGCCGGGACCGACGCGGTGGTGCTGTCATCGGACGAAGTGCGCGATCGGATGCGCGCCACGGGCGCTCTCACCGGTGGATCCGGAACCTTCGGCGCGGGAGCCTACGCACCGGCGGCGAAGACGTCGGTCTACACCACGCTGCTCGACCTGGCGCGGGATCACCTCGAGCACGGTGTCTCGGTGATCCTGGACGCCAGCTGGACCGATCCCGCCGAACGCGACCGCGCCGCGGCAGTGGCGGACCGGACGTGCAGCGAGCTGGTGTCGCTGCAGTGCACGTGCCCGGCAGAACTCGCCCACCAGCGCATCGAGACGAGGACCCGCGGATACTCGGAGGCGACACCCGAGATCGCCGACGCGATCGCCGCGACGGCACCACCATGGCCCGAGGCCACCCGGATCGATACCGCCCAGCCGCTGGCGGACTCCCTGGCCCTCGCCCTGCGGGCCTGGCACGAACCGGCGCGTCGGCAGGGGGCCGTCCGGCAGCGCTGACATCGGGCGACCGGCGTCGCCACCAGAGCCGATGGTCACCCCCGGCGAGGAAGGAATCCTCTCTCGCCCGCCCGGCAGCGCGAGAAAGCTCTTCTCAGGTCAGCTGGAGAGCCGGAGCACCCGCCCCGGTGAAAGGAGGCTCTCATGACATCGGCGCCCAACACCCGAAGGCAACCGCAGCCGATCTTCCGTGACCGCAGTGAAGCCGGACGTGTGCTCGCCGAACTGCTCGAGCACTATCGCGACGACCCGAAGGTGATCGTGCTCGGGCTCGCGCGCGGCGGTGTACCCGTGGCGTGGGAGGTCGCGGCCGCACTGGGCGCCCCGCTGGACACGATCATCGTGCGCAAGCTCGGCGCTCCTGCCAACCCGGAGTTCGCGATCGGCGCGCTGGCCGGTGACGGCCGGATCGTGCTGAACGACGACACGGTGCGGGCGCTGGGACTGACCGCGAACCAGGTACGCGAGATCGCCCGCGACGAAGCGCGCGAACTGACCCGTCGGGAAGCCGCCTACCGGGGCGGCCGTCGCCCGCTCGACGTGGCCGGACGAACGGTGATCCTGGTCGACGACGGGCTGGCGACCGGCGCCAGCATGATCGCCGCCGTACAGGCGATCGACGCGGCCGAACCCGAACGCATCGTGGTCGCTGTGCCCGCCGCGCCCGAATCCACCTGCCGGGAATTCGAGTCCATGGTCGACGAAATGGTCTGCGCGAGCATGCCCTCACCCTTCCTGGCGGTCGGCGACTCCTTCTGGAACTTCACCCAGGTCACCGACGAGCAGGTGCGCGCACTGCTCGCCGAGACTCCCGCACGGGCTCGCCCCGCGGTCCCGGACACCACCGAGCTGGTGCGGGCGGCCGCCATCGCGGCCCCGGGGGGCGTCGCGCCCGCCGATGTGATCGACGACCTGGTCGGCGACGCGCGATTCGTGTTGATCGGGGAGAGTTCGCACGGCACGCGCGAGTTCTATGCCGCGCGCGCGGCGATCACCCGCCGACTCATCGCGGAGAAGGGTTTCGACGCGGTCGCGGCCGAGGCGGACTGGCCCGACGCCTACCGGGTCGACCGCTACGTCCGCGGCCTCGGCAGCGACGACTCGGCAGCACACGCCCTCGCCGACTTCGAACGGTTCCCCACCTGGATGTGGCGCAACACGGTGGTCCGCGACTTCGTGTCCTGGCTGCGCTTGCACAACGAGGCCGGTCGCCGCGCGGGCGGCACGCCGACCGGCTTCTACGGGCTCGACCTGTACAGCATGCACCGCAGCATGGAGCGGGTGATCTCCTATCTGGAGACCGTGGACCCCGCCGCCGCCGAGCGAGCGCGCCGCCGCTACAGCTGCTTCGACCGCAATTCCGACAACGACGCCCAGGCGTACGGATTCGCGGCTGCCTTCGGTGCGGGCGAGTCCTGCGAGACCGAGGTGGTGCGCCAACTGGTCGAGCTGCAACGCAGCGCCGCCGCGTACCTCGAGGCACACGACGGCGAAGCCCGGTTCGACGCGCTGCGCAACGCATGGACGGTGCGCGACGCGGAGGCGTACTACCGCGCCATGTTCGGCCCGCGCGTGTCGTCGTGGAACCTGCGTGACGAGCACATGGCCGACACCCTCGACGCGCTCGCCCGGCACCTCGACCGGCCGGACAAGCCGGCCCGCATCGTGGTGTGGGCGCACAACTCACACGTCGGGGACGCGCGCGCCACTGAAATGGGCGCCGAGGGGCAGCTTTCCCTCGGGCAACTGGTGCGCGAACGCCACGGGGACGACGCCCGGCTCATCGGCCTCACGACCGGCCACGGCACGGTGACGGCGGCCGACGCGTGGAACGGCCCCGCTCACGTCAAACGCGTCCGCGAGCCGCTGCCCAGCAGCGTCGAGGAGTTGCTGCACGACACCGGTATCCCGGCGTTCCTCGTGCGCACCGACCGCCCCTCCGAAGCGGTGGACGTGCTGGGCACGCCGCGCCTGGAACGTGCGATCGGCGTCATCTACCAACCCGCCACCGAACGCCACAGCCACTATTTCCACACCCGCTTCGCCGAACGCTACGACGCGGTGATCCACATCGACGAGACCACCGCGATCGAGCCGTTGGAACCAGGTGAGCACTGGCTCTCCGGCCGGACCCCGGAGACCTATCCGAGCGGATTGTGAGGCGCCTCCCACCGTGTCCGCTGTCCCGCGGCGCGGAGGCGGCACATCCCCGCACGGGAGTTTGGACTGGCAACCTCCGGCCCCGCGATCTGTGACGTTCGTCTCTGTCGGAACCCGGACCGATCGGGCACCGTGAGGATGTCCGTCCGGACGACTCGACCAATTCGCACACGTGGCAAGGCAGCCGACCATGGGCTCTCGCGATTCACACATGACCCAGACGGATCTGTTCGCTTGGAGCATGGAACACGATCCGCTGCTGCGGTCGACCATCGTCACGGTGCTGATCCTGGACACCGAACCGGACCGGGCGCGGCTGATCGAACTCATGGACCGCGGTACTCGCGTGGTTCCCAGGTTCCGGCACGTGTTGTCGGCGGCTCCGATGAACCTCACGCCGCCTCGGTGGAAAGTGGATACCGGCTTCGATCTGTCCTGGCACCTGCGCTGGTCCGCGCTGCCCGCACCCGGCGACATGTCCACGGTCCTCGACTTCGCCCGCACCGAGATGATGACCGCCTTCGACCCGATCCGTCCGCTGTGGACCCTCACCGTGCTCACCGGGCTGTCCGGCGGTCGGTGCGCGGCCGTGCTCAAGGTGCACCACAGCCTGACCGACGGCATCGGCGGCATCCAGATGGCCGGTGAGATGCTGGATTTCACCCGCGAGGGCACCCCACGCGAGCCGGCGGGCGAGAGCACCCCACCCGATACCGGAACACTGGCCGACATCGTGTCCTGGAACCTGTCCACCGGTTACGACGTGGTCCGGTCCGGACTGTCGTCGGCGGCGGAGGCGGCGCGGCAGACGCTCACCTCTCCGGTACGGGCAGCCCGCTCCGGAGCCGGATTGGCATGGTCGCTGGCCCGGTTCGTGCGGCCCATCACCAGCACCCTGTCGCCGGTGATGACCGCGCGCGGTCAAAGCAGGCAGCTGAGCGTGCTGAAAGCACCGCTCGCCGAGCTGTCCGCCGCGGCCCACCGGGCGGACTGCACCCTCAACGACGCCTACCTCGCGGCGTTGCTGATCGGTCTGCGGACCTACCACGAACGTCACGGCGCCCACGTCGAGCAGCTGCGGCTCACCATGCCGATCAGCACCCGCACCGCGGCCGATCCCATCGGCGGAAATCGGATCACGCTCGCGCGATTCGCCGTGCGCGCCGACATCGCGGATCCGATCGCCATGATGGGCGCGGTGCACGCCACCGTCGAGGGCTGGCGTCACGAGCAGGCGATACCGCTGACCAACGCGGTGGCCGCCGTGCTGAACCGGCTGCCCAGCATGGTGCTCGCCCAGATGCTCGAGCACGTCGACTTCCTCGCCTCCGACGTCCCCGGCTCACCGGTGCCGCTCTACCTGGCCGGTGCCGAGATCGAGCAGATGCACGCGTTCGGCCCGACGCTGGGCACGGCCTTCAACGCGACCCTGGTCTCCCACATCGGTACCTGCTACATCGGACTCGATATCGACACCGCCGCCGTGACCGACCCTGAACAGTTCATCGACTGCCTCGCCGGCGGTCTGCGCGCCGTCCTCGCCACGGGCGCCCGGCCACCCGAGACGGCACCGCCGCCGACGGGGACGTGAATCCCGCGAAGTCCGTCGCAACGACCGACAGGGGCGCACGCCCCCGGCCAGATCGAAAGGACTCCGATCATGTTCGAACTCCACGGCCGCAGTGCCGTCGTGACCGGTGGTGCCCGCGGGATCGGCGCGGCTGTCGCCCGGTCGCTGGCCGATGCCGGAGCGGGGGTCGTCGTCGCCGACATCCTCGACGACGAGGGCGGAAAGACTGCTGAGACCCTCGGGCCCCGGGGGCGTTTCGCCCACCTCGACGTCACCCAGGAGAACGACTGGCGAGCGGTGCTCGGCATCGCCGAGGACACCTTCGGGCCCCTCGCCGTATTGATCAACAACGCGGGCATTCTCGATTACGGCGAGATCAGCGAACAATCGCCCGCCGCGTTCCGGAAGGTGCTCGATGTCAACCTCTTCGGATCCTGGCTGGGCATGCACACCGCGGCACCGCTGCTGCGCACCGCAGGCGGCGGGGTCATCGTGAACGTCTCCTCCACCGCGGGCCTGATGGGCTACTCGGGCGTCGGCGCCTATGTGGCCTCCAAGTGGGGACTGCGTGGTCTCACCAAGACCGCGGCCATCGAACTCGGCCGCGCGGGCATCCGGGTCTGCTCTGTCCATCCCGGCCCGATCGACACCCCCATGACCGCCGACATGGACCGCTCCGTCGCCGCGGCGCAGCCGCTGCCGCGCTTCGGCGAGTCCGAGGAAGTGGCCGCGATGGTCACCTTCATCGTCACCGAGGCCGGCTTCTCCACCGGGTCGGAGTTCGTCCTCGACGGTGGGGCTACCGCGGGCCAAGTGCTCCCGCCGCTGTCCACCTGACCGACACGGAGGCCACTGGCAGGCCGGAAAGGACTCCCGATGATCGCTCGTCCCGAGGACAACCGCCACACACTGGCCTCCGCGGCCGTGGTCGTCGGCACCGATGGCTCCGAAACCGCTGGGATCGCCGTGCGCTGGGCGGCGCGCACGGCCGCCGACCGAGGCCGACGCCTGCTGATCGTGCACGGAATCGACCTGGCGAACACCCGCGCGACATACGACAACAGCCAGATCGAGGCGCCCGCGATCGTCGAGGCGTTCCACACCCGTGGCGCGCGACTGCTGTCGGACGCCGCGGCTCTCGCCTGTGAGATCGCGCCCTCCGTCGACATCGGCACCGACCTGGCGGACGACAACGCCGCCCGCCGGCTGATCGCCCTCTCCGAGCGTGCTCACATGGTCGTTCTGGGCGCTGCCCCGAGGATCGGCCCCTTCGCCCATCTGGGGTCGACCCTGATGGCCGTCACCGCGCACGCACACGGCGCCGTGGTGGTCGTACGAGGCGGGCCGACCCCGGATCGCGCCCCGGTCGTGGTCGGCGTGGACGCAGGCGCGGCCGGCGAGCCCGCGATCGAGGTGGCCTTCGCCGAAGCCGCCTTGCGTGGGGTCGATCTCGTCGCCGTGCATGCCTGGAGCGACCTGTCCTCGACAGCGTTCGCGGGCGCCTCCTACGTGGGTGATCCGCCGCAGGCTCTGATGGACGGCGAGCGGGCGATGCTGGCCGAGAGGCTCGCGGGCTGGCAGGAGCGGTACCCGAGCGTCGCCGTGACGCGCCAGGTGTACCTGTCGGGCCCGCGCGAGCAACTGGGCGAGTGGTCGCGCAATGCGCAGCTCCTGGTCGTCGGCAGCCGCGGTCGAGGCGGATTCCGTTCCCTGCTGCTGGGTTCCACCAGCAACTGGCTGGTTCAGCACGCCGAGTGTCCGGTGATGGTCGTCCACGCCGACTGAGCGGAACGTCCACAACCGCGGCGGAAGTGGCCCTTCAGCCTTCGACCCGCTTCTTCAGGCCGGTCAGCGTACTGTCCACCAGCCCTTTGATCACACGATTGCGGATGAAGCCGGGCAGCGGCAGATTATGGTGGATGGTCAGCCGGTAGGTCACCGACGTGGCAGCAGGGCCGGCCTCCTCGAGCTGGTAGTCACCTTCCTGACCGGTCTGCATGCGACCTTCCACCATCGACCAGCTCATGCCGTGGTCATGGTGGCTGTAGCGGAGAGTGTAGGTGTCGGTCCCGACCGTCGCCGACGCCTTGAACCGGGCGGTCACCGGCAGTCCGGTGTGCTCGTCGGCCTCGAGTACCTCGGCTTCGAGGATCTCGGGAATCCATTCCGGCTGGCTCTGCAGATCACGGATGGTCGCGAGCACCCGTGCCACCGGGGCGTGCAGACGCACGGTTTTCGTCGCGCTGTCAGTGGGCACGGCGACCGCCCCCGCAGTGATCAGCCGAACGGAACGTGGTGTGTGTCCATTTACCGGTCATGAGATCTCCTCGCGGTGGAGACGCCGACATCCTCGGGGCCCGAGGCCTCTGGTCGTGAGAGTACTCCGCTCGCGCGGACACCCATCTGCTCGACTCGGCGCACGCGCCGCTGGTCAGCGCATACGCTCCCCGGTGCGGGCATCGAAGAAAAAGAGCTCCTCGGCTCTCGGCCGCAGGTTCAACCGCTCGCCGAAACGCACCTGGTGGCGACGGTCGACGCGTGCGACCACCTTCCCGGAATGGCTGCGCCATTCCTCGGTGAGCCCGTGGCTGTAGACGAAGGACTCCGGGCCGATCTCCTCGAGCAGTTCCGCGTCCACCGCCAGGGTGCCGCCGGGCCCGGTGGCGAGTTCCCAGGATTCCGGTCGGATCCCGAGCACCACGTTCTCGCGCGCGGGTGTTCCGGGCGGTAGTGGGATGCTCAGCTCGCCCAGTACCGCCGCGCCGTCGCGCACCGGCGCCTCCAGCAGATTCATCGCCGGCGAGCCGATGAATCCCGCGACGAAGGTGTTCACCGGATCGTCGTAGAGTTTTCGGGGCGCGGCGATCTGCTGCAGTCTGCCTTCACGCAGAACTGCCACCCGATCGCCCATGGTCAT from Nocardia higoensis includes the following:
- a CDS encoding erythromycin esterase family protein, which codes for MTSAPNTRRQPQPIFRDRSEAGRVLAELLEHYRDDPKVIVLGLARGGVPVAWEVAAALGAPLDTIIVRKLGAPANPEFAIGALAGDGRIVLNDDTVRALGLTANQVREIARDEARELTRREAAYRGGRRPLDVAGRTVILVDDGLATGASMIAAVQAIDAAEPERIVVAVPAAPESTCREFESMVDEMVCASMPSPFLAVGDSFWNFTQVTDEQVRALLAETPARARPAVPDTTELVRAAAIAAPGGVAPADVIDDLVGDARFVLIGESSHGTREFYAARAAITRRLIAEKGFDAVAAEADWPDAYRVDRYVRGLGSDDSAAHALADFERFPTWMWRNTVVRDFVSWLRLHNEAGRRAGGTPTGFYGLDLYSMHRSMERVISYLETVDPAAAERARRRYSCFDRNSDNDAQAYGFAAAFGAGESCETEVVRQLVELQRSAAAYLEAHDGEARFDALRNAWTVRDAEAYYRAMFGPRVSSWNLRDEHMADTLDALARHLDRPDKPARIVVWAHNSHVGDARATEMGAEGQLSLGQLVRERHGDDARLIGLTTGHGTVTAADAWNGPAHVKRVREPLPSSVEELLHDTGIPAFLVRTDRPSEAVDVLGTPRLERAIGVIYQPATERHSHYFHTRFAERYDAVIHIDETTAIEPLEPGEHWLSGRTPETYPSGL
- a CDS encoding wax ester/triacylglycerol synthase domain-containing protein, yielding MTQTDLFAWSMEHDPLLRSTIVTVLILDTEPDRARLIELMDRGTRVVPRFRHVLSAAPMNLTPPRWKVDTGFDLSWHLRWSALPAPGDMSTVLDFARTEMMTAFDPIRPLWTLTVLTGLSGGRCAAVLKVHHSLTDGIGGIQMAGEMLDFTREGTPREPAGESTPPDTGTLADIVSWNLSTGYDVVRSGLSSAAEAARQTLTSPVRAARSGAGLAWSLARFVRPITSTLSPVMTARGQSRQLSVLKAPLAELSAAAHRADCTLNDAYLAALLIGLRTYHERHGAHVEQLRLTMPISTRTAADPIGGNRITLARFAVRADIADPIAMMGAVHATVEGWRHEQAIPLTNAVAAVLNRLPSMVLAQMLEHVDFLASDVPGSPVPLYLAGAEIEQMHAFGPTLGTAFNATLVSHIGTCYIGLDIDTAAVTDPEQFIDCLAGGLRAVLATGARPPETAPPPTGT
- a CDS encoding SDR family NAD(P)-dependent oxidoreductase, encoding MFELHGRSAVVTGGARGIGAAVARSLADAGAGVVVADILDDEGGKTAETLGPRGRFAHLDVTQENDWRAVLGIAEDTFGPLAVLINNAGILDYGEISEQSPAAFRKVLDVNLFGSWLGMHTAAPLLRTAGGGVIVNVSSTAGLMGYSGVGAYVASKWGLRGLTKTAAIELGRAGIRVCSVHPGPIDTPMTADMDRSVAAAQPLPRFGESEEVAAMVTFIVTEAGFSTGSEFVLDGGATAGQVLPPLST
- a CDS encoding universal stress protein codes for the protein MIARPEDNRHTLASAAVVVGTDGSETAGIAVRWAARTAADRGRRLLIVHGIDLANTRATYDNSQIEAPAIVEAFHTRGARLLSDAAALACEIAPSVDIGTDLADDNAARRLIALSERAHMVVLGAAPRIGPFAHLGSTLMAVTAHAHGAVVVVRGGPTPDRAPVVVGVDAGAAGEPAIEVAFAEAALRGVDLVAVHAWSDLSSTAFAGASYVGDPPQALMDGERAMLAERLAGWQERYPSVAVTRQVYLSGPREQLGEWSRNAQLLVVGSRGRGGFRSLLLGSTSNWLVQHAECPVMVVHAD
- a CDS encoding SRPBCC family protein, producing the protein MPTDSATKTVRLHAPVARVLATIRDLQSQPEWIPEILEAEVLEADEHTGLPVTARFKASATVGTDTYTLRYSHHDHGMSWSMVEGRMQTGQEGDYQLEEAGPAATSVTYRLTIHHNLPLPGFIRNRVIKGLVDSTLTGLKKRVEG